In Chaetodon auriga isolate fChaAug3 chromosome 9, fChaAug3.hap1, whole genome shotgun sequence, the genomic window AGATCTGAAGGCATTGGCATTCACTGAATGTCATAATGACATGCTGACTCTGCCTCTGTCCCCAGCTGAACATCTACACGCCGCTGCCACAGCCTGCCCAGGCTCAGTTTGTTCCAGAGAGGCCGGGTGTCATTCAGAGTGGCCTGACTGCAGCGAGAGAGAGCATACTGCCTGTTTACCTGGCTGTAAAGGTATTAAGATTATGCTGTGTGTATCTGCAGTGGTACATCAGAGTAGATCAAAGTTCACGCacaccagctgctccagaaTGAAGTCAGACTTTCTGTCACATCCTGTGTAAcactttaaactgaaaaacaccAACCCTTTGACAGATGTATGTAAGTGTTACATCAGTGGAACATGAACTTAACATCGAAGACGTCTTATCTTGCACCTGCAGTGTTAGTTTTCCAACCCTGATTTTTGTTCCTCTTGTCTGTGGTTATAGAGCACAATCCCACGTGCTGCAAGTGCTCTGTGCAGGTACGATTTTGCAAACAGCAAAGTTCAGGAGTCAGACAGGAAATAGTGCTCACGCTATTAACGGCGCGGCTGTAAGGCATGCTGCGAGGAGATGTGACAGTTTGATACTGATggaagatggggaaaaaaacGCTTTACACTGACTCAGATGTATCAGTTTCAGTACTGCCTAGATAGTTGAGATAGTTGTGTTCTTGCGGGCCTGTTGTAGGGGTTGAGTTCAGCTTTGTCCTTTGTTCCCAACAGGGtgcctgtttctctgtgaaaagGGGAAGTGTTAATCTATACCATGCAGGAGAGGGTGAGTCCACAGTAGGTACTTCAAGGtgtatgcatatgtatgtgtgtgtgtgtgtgtgtgtgtgtgtatatacacacacacacacacatatataaaaaatatgtaatattccTCCCTGAAACTCAGGGAAAAATCCCTGCTCTTCCATACAATGTGTTATTACCACCACAGGTTTTTTTGTACATAACAAACTGTAGGTGCTTTAAActtaataatagtaataataaactGGATTCgaacctttcatacaagaaattCATCgcaagtgctttacaacaaaaacTACATTCACCAattgcttcacataaaaaagactgATGAATGAACATTAACAAAGGGGATAGAaaaactgatggaaaataacctggaaaataaaacccactgaataataacaataataataataatataataataataataataataataataataataataataaagttaatATAGagtacatagaatgcataaGATCAAGTGCCACCTAAACACTCAACATGTATCTAAGCTGTCTATTTGTCTGTGCTGATGCTACAGGATGTAAGCTGCAAGTAGCACTCTCTGGCAGTTGTGCTGCATACTTTAAATATGTGAGAAAAGCACGATTCATCATACTACCCATTAATGATACTGCTGCACACAAAATTACTGTTATGACTGTTGCCATGTCTGTCACCACTCTTACTGTTAGCAAATAATGTCACCGTGTCGGCAGCTCACAGTTGAGAAAGTGAAATGAGTGTTTGACatcatgttgtctgtgtttcccAGATATGTTCTATTACTTGAAAGACCCTCCCCCGGAGTTTCTACCCAGATTTGGTACCATCACCATGGCTGGCCTGCTTGGAATGTTCTTGGCACGGAAAGGTAACGTGACCCCGGTCACTTACAGACACAAATACTTTCGGCCTGCCGGGAacaatcatttcatcatctgttAGCCTCAACAGTACATTTTCAGTATTGGAAAGTTATTGTGTataaactgtgttttgttttttatttcacaaaatcagTTTATCAAATGCATCAGTATTCAGTGTCATCTTAACACAAACAGTCAACCTGAACAAAGGAAaagtaaacagacagacaaaagccTTTGATGCTGGATGCTGCATACACAGTGAGGGTGACACTCAAAGAGTGTGTAGATTCAGCTCTCTGCCCCTTCGTATGGAGAACATCTGTCATGATCAAAGGACTTAGTTTCCTTTTCTTGGAAACCATCTGAtatttctcagtttttttttctccacaggaTACTTAAACAGTCACTCTGTAGTATTTAGACGTATGTGTCAGCATTGTGcttaattgaaaacagtacaaagacaatatatttaacgttttacttcatcagcttcattgatttttgattCTGACGGGGAAAtatgtggaacgctccaaaaacagctgtttggaacattccacaggtaaacaggttgattggtaacaggtgatagtatcatgattgggtatgaaatcctggaaaggctcagtcgttcacaggggaggatggagagaggttcaccactttgtgaacacatgattggataaaggatgttactacatgaaCACTTGGTGAAACTGTtgtcagaaaacacagtttgttgcACTGAACgactgcattctgcttttatttgggTTTCACAGTGTTCCAGCTTTCATGGACTTGGTTGTTAGTGTGCACCTGATGGACTTAAACTCAGTCACTTTGTATAATACGACACTGCTTTGATAATGTTTTACCTGAAGTACATTTTAGggctgtacttttttttttttcattctaacCTTCTATTGAGGCTTTAGAttcaaatgtcatatttcatgacatcatcacccTAAAAAATACTCAACCAAAATCCTCAGTTTGAGGAAGTTGTTGTCTCTGAAAGGCTAAATTCCAGTGAATATGGATTTAAACAGAATATTTCAtcagatgaaaacatgtttgggGTTTGGGAAGTGATTAAGGTAGTGATTAAGAAGTGATTTACAACTTTCTGGAGTTATTAGAAATTGGCATCTGGCACTTGGATTGCGCAAGTTAGAAACAATCATACGCAGCCACAACTGGAATCTAATTCTGCAAATGGCTCAATACTAATGATACTAGTGGAGCCTAATTTCTCTCTGAAGCTGATCAGAATTTCTGGGTTCAAACTGAATGAGCAGAGGGGGAAAAGCTGCACAGCACTGGGATGTCGGTTTAAAATTCAGTCGTCAACATTATGAATTAAGCTTCgacccagacccagacccagccTACTTCAGCTGTAAACATCTTACTGCTAAAACCGCAAAGgtacaactacaacaacaacaagtagAACAATAAAGAGCAAGTGGAGAAAAGTTTTCCGTGTGCGTTTTTTCAGcactctttgttttgtcttctctctgtgggGGAGTCGGTTTCATGACATTTACACATTAATATTAAATTAATTCACTCCTaatacacacacctgctcactAAACCAAGACAATGATCGCCATTCTTCATTGTCGACTTTATTTTAGGCTCTCGTTTCAAGAGGTTAGCCGTTCCGCTGGGCCTGATGAGTGCAGGGGCCTCAGTGTGCTACCCGGCCCAGGCGGTGGCTGTGTTAAAGGTAACGCTGCTTTTTTCCAACGCTCGTGTCTCTGACAAACCTCATTATTTTCAAAGTTGAActctcttcttgtcttttttctcccATAGGTGACAGGGAAGAAGGTGTACGCTGCAGggcagtggagcagagctgcagtgtcgTCACTGCTCACCCCAAAGCCTCAGGAGGCTGTCACCAAAGAGACTGCTGCTCCACAGCCACAGGTGAACAGTCATCTTCAGTCAGTGAACTGATTTATTATCATCCTTATATATGTCAGTAACCAGCTAGACTTGAATAGAAATTACTGTAATTACTGTAAACCAAAACTCTCTTCCCACTGAATAATTTCCCCTCTACACTCGAGAAAGTCCTCCTGCCTCTCAtcaggttgttttctgtctcctgtcctgGTCCTTTGCTCTTTAATGATGACTCATGTTGCGGTTACTGTGCTGTTTGGGCGTCTTATGTAGTCGCCTggagatttttttcatttagaaatTGAAGCTCCTATTGCTGTTAAACTTACTGAGTCACCCTGTAATGTCAGCCAAAtgcctgaaatgtaaaatattaattcAAGTGATTacgttttttttctctccagtgtaATAAATCTAACCTATTAGAACCAGAACTGAAATGACCAAGAAAATTGTAAAACTAGTGCTTAAGATTAAATGTGTTACGTCTGTCACTGACAAGTACAGTTTTAGTGGAATGAATAAAAAGGTGAAATTCATCATGACCATTTTATATAGAATAGTGAATAGTGAATGCAAGTCTTGGTTGAACagatttgaatcttttttttttttttttatccatgtGTTGTTAGACAGCTACAGCACCAAATCCAGAgtccacagcagctgaggaggagacatCATCAGTAACACTCGCAGAGATATCCCTCGACCAGACCCCCACAGAGTCCAACACAGGTGCTAAAGATATCgatctctgtctgcttctttcTCCGTCTGCCTCTCTTTTGTTTCAATCACACGAAGGCTTCTGCTGATGGTTTTCTGTATTCCCTCTCCTGTCAAAATCCAGTGGCTCATTCAGTGCCGGCAGAGACAACGACCTCCACAACGTCTGAGGAAATACCTGCACCTGTTGAAGGTGAGGAGCCCTCAAACACTAAACGGGCAGCAGAGGATGTCAGTACTGACGCCAGCCCAGCCGAGTCCACGCTGAGGTTAGAACAGGAGACACTAGAGGCTGTGCCTGTGGAGGCTGCACCTGTGGAGACTGCTCCTTTCACTGAAGAACCACCTGCTCCAAAGGCGTCAGATGAGCCAGCAGGTATCGTACATATTGTGCCCCATGATGTAGAAGAGCAGAATGCTATGTAATAATCTGCTTCTTTTGAATACTATTGTTCGTACAGAAGATGGTTTCACTGGTACTGAAGGAGCtacttgtgtgaaaatgaaagacagctCCACTAAATTAAACTAAAATGATcaagtaaatgtaaataatccTGGACTGTCCACTGATTTGTTGTAAACCGACAAATGAGAGCTTTCTAAACATTACTACTATAAGTGATATTAGCTTGAGGTCACAGTAGCATTCATAACACAACATTTCATGCTGCTGACCCTGCATTGTGTTGTGACTTCTCCACAGCTGTTGAATCAGCTGTTGAATCAGCTGATCCTGAACCTGCTCCTCAACCTGAGTTAGCTGACCCACCACAAGTGGCCGCTGTGGAGGAGACACCGACCTCGACGCTCACACCCCCacctcagcagcctgcagcagaaaacagcaaaggtacTGAGGACACCAGCTGCACTCCACTGCTCTGGTTTGTGAGCAGGGCATTGACTTACTGAAGCGCCCTGACTCACGCATACACACACCGCACGTCTTCTGAGAATTAGCCAAATTCCAAGGTGGCTGCATGTGTTGGGTCTTGCTCTTGTTTTTACTGTGGTTTCAATTATCTAGAATTTCAACAAGCTGAGATTTGATCATGCTGTAGTCAGTTTCCACTGAAATTGGTTTTGTGTCACAAGCCAGCtctgaaatacatgaaaaacCAATCAAGCACAGCACAACAATATagaaacagctgcagtgcagtCACTTTGATTCCTCTTCAAAAGACCTCGTTTACACCAGGTGTTCAAATGACACTTTACAGGTAGACTGGCTCGCGTTGTGTTCAGCTCTTAGGTCAGTGTGAACGCAATCTGTACAACTTGCTGGCCCCCGCACACAGCAGAGCACTGAGACAGATATTTCTTCTTAGCAAACATGTATTCACAGTCTGGGGCTGCTGCCACCTCAAATTACTCACGCAGgttttgctctggaggacagagactCGATATCAATGAGGATAACGAGAATGCACTAAAgtaccaggtgtaaatgcaaaggAAAGATCAGTAATCCAGataacacatgcagacacaggtCCCAcattaataccaggtgtaaacgGGGTGTCCGTGTCATCCAGTCTGAGAACAGTGCAACTCTTACATCTCATCTTTTAGTGAAACACACATGCCATACTTGGCCTTTGGAGAACCTGTAAACCTGTGGGACTCCAGCAAAGAATAATATCCACCATATAAAACACAAGAGGGATCTGATGTAATCCTGCCAGAGTCAACATTTGATTATATGCTGCCTGAAAACTTCCAGTCATGCATTGGACCCACCGTTCGGAACAGTCTAGACAGCCTTTACCTGACCGCAAAGATAATGTGAAGATTCAGTGATGCCATATTGCATAACGCTGTATTCTCCAATGGAAAAATAATAACGGAAACTGTCTGCTCCAAATAGACTCAGTCTCATAGGAAAATAAATTTCCTGTTGTACCTTACTGCAGATGTCATCTGTATGTGTAGTCCCAGGACAGGGATGCATCCAAATGCATTTCTGAATATTTATAGTGGCTAATGGGTTGAATCTGATCTGTACAATGtagaaaaatagagaaaagtTGATCAATCCGTGTGATCGATCAATTCATCACTCTCCTGATCCGTTCACGTGGATTTCcacatcttgtttttttattcctATAACAAGACAAATTTCTGATGAAGGGTAATCACATGAACCTTATCTGATTCGGCAAAGACTCCACCTACACACAAGACCCGGCACACCCTGACGACATGGAATTCAGATGAATTCAGGCTGCTTCTTTTTTGGGTTGTCTAGTCATTGTTTATTCTACTGATGCATGTAGTATCAGTCTGGGTAAGCGGAGCAGCTGAATCCATTCAGGTTTAAcgtgcagtgtttctgtgctgtgactgaGATTTTGTTGCATTTCTCTTGCTGCCCTCCAGGTGGCTCTGGTTTCAAGCCAGACCCTGCGATGATGGACTTCGGCCAGTCCAGCCCGGAGGATGAAGACCTGTACAGCACACGCAGTTGAGATACGACAgccagctgcaggagaaaccTCCCCACACTGCCATCCCATGTGTCACTCAGATGAACCAGCACTCGGTGTCATTATGCACTGTAGATAGGCCATTCTGCAAGCAGAGATAGAAAGTCTCTCATCAACATTTCCATTCTCATTTCTTCAGCCcacatcttttatttttctgcagaaaaggTCCAAGCGTATTTGCATCGTAGCAGCAGTGCAGCGGATTACAGTACGCTGAGCCGTCGGTGTGTGCAGAAGGacaaaaacccagaaaaaaatACACCCACAACTTTTCTTTTCAAGTCGTTTAATTCACAGATGGCAGATTGTGAAagtttctctctgtatgtgtcatttcgtgctgcagctttcaccGTCATGAATGCatggtgcttttatttattgtaatttaGCCCATTGCGTCGGTAAGTTCAAAGTACTGCACATGTGCTGGTAGTGGCTCCAAGATGGACAAGTGCTGTTCCATTTTGTCACATCAAACATTGTCGTCAGATGTCGAgaatcaaaaataaatatatatttttcacagtgtcatGTTGTTGTCATGTCTGGTCAAATTCTGAATACTTGCTGGTCAGTAGCAGTCAGTTGTGTTCTTTATTGTCATGCACAACACGCTCAGCACATACAGACTTAGAAAATAACAGTTTCACTGGTGCAAGCATTTGTCATACAGCTGTataacactgcaaacaaaactTTGTCTTCTGTCCCAAAACACAACTTTCTTAAAATCATCCAACCAACAAAAACCTCATCAGAAGTGAAGGACGTTTTACAAACAGTCGCTCTTAAATCATCACATAATGAGCCGCTAAACACGACAAAGACTCCGTCTTCAGTCTGACCTCAGTCACATAAGCCCTCTTCTTTTTGAAGCTAATGGTAACCACTGCTGTGCACACAGTGAAATTCTGCTTCACAAAAGGCTTTTCACTGTCGCAACATAATGTGTTTGTAATTTAGGTTTGCACCAAACGTCAGCAGACCAGTTTTCCCTCCACACCAGGAACAATGTGTGCTCAGCATCAGGGATGTTACACTGTGACCTGTTTCATAAATGTGAAAAGACACAAACGGATGAATTCACCTCACAAATCCACATCCTTCAAAAGTCCCAATTAAAATCTCTCCATGAGCTGCTTTTCAGACCAGCTGACAAATATCTCTAAAACATCTCACATTTGGAGATGGCCATCACATACCACCACTGATGGCCAGCATTATATTCTAGACTTTTTTAACGACCAATGGCACAAACACAGGCTCATTTACTGTGAGCAGCATGAAATAAATgcatcattaaaatgtaataacttgATGAAACACTTTCAGTCAGTCAACCGGTTCAGATGAAAATATCTTAACAACTCTGAGGTGGATTGCCAAAAACATTTGTACAggcattcatggtccccagaggctGAATCCTTATGACTTGATGATCCCCTGGTTCTTCCTCTTATGCCACCATCAGGTCGGCCTGGTGGAGTGCACgaatcagcctcagctctactttgGTTTTAGTGCTaataagcaaatgttagcatgctaacacactaaactaagatgataAACTGGGCAACACTGTACTTGCTGAATGCGAGCATGTTCACATTTGAGCCTGTTTGCTGATGTTGGCGTTTcgctcaaagcacagctgttcCAATGCATcgcctcacagagctgctagcgtggccAGCGTGGTGACTCTTGGTCTTATTACATGTTTTGTTACAGTTTACTTACTCAGTTGAGCCAAGCTGTAGCAAGTCAGAAACTGACTGATAAAAATTTAAGCAATACAATACAGTAATACAGTTTAATTTTAGAACTGAGTCCATGGTATGTAAAGTACAACTTGTCAAACTTCTGGTAAATCTGATCCCAGTGATCCAGTGGTTGTTGTTTCCTGAAACAGGAGAACAGGACAAACGGACAAATATTAGTCATGGAAGTGATTACTATTCTCAGGAAGTTTTGAGCACGTGTATTAATCCTGGGAATGTCGTATACTTTGAAGCATTTTTAGTGCCACATGTTTTTGCTTATTCCTGTGAGCACACAGTTTGTACAGAGGGACCAGGCTATCTGCTAACATCTTTATAGCTTCTTTATTGCTCCTCAGAGGAACCAGAGCTGCCTGGACCTCATAAACTCTGCATGAGGTTGACCAGAGTCATGACCCctgggactctgtgtgtgtgtgtgtgtgtgtgtgtgtgtgtgtgtgtgtgtgtgtgtgcacactcacaTATGTGTATAAGAGAGGGAGATGTCAGATCAATTGCACGTCAATACTTTCTCATCCTTCTTTCTGTTGTacatggagaaaaacacatatGGGAACCAGGCTTCCTGTGGCATcggagctgcagtttgtgctgctggtttGAGGCGAGGGGTTAAGGGACTCGTGGGCTGTGTGTGATTGGGCTGTTTTTCAGATGAGCGCTGCCAAATGtcctaataaaaaaaaaaatctccagaAACAAGTCTGTGTCCTACAATCATTACCCACCAACAGCATCAGTAAAACCACATGGAACATACTGACTCACTTAAATGGAACAGTGAGAGCGGGAATGCTGGAAATCTGTGCAGGCCTTTCTTCTCACATGGACATCTTGTAGCTATAAGCTGAGGGCCAGTGACAGAGGTTTCagaccccctcccctcctctcaaGGGTCCCCTGCATATGGGGCCTTCTTCCTTACAGTATcccacacaagcagcagcaatGATTATGTTCTGAGAACTAACGTTGGACTGGAGTCTGTCATGTCGTCCAGAGCGCTCTCAGATTTGTCCTgaccagcagagaggaagcgGGGCTCACAGTCCTGACCTCTCACCTTTCACTCCCATGAGCCGGATTTTCCACACAGGACCTTGCGAGGGTTATGGTTTTTGGTGATTATCTTCCCAGGGTCCAGCCAGCAAGGAGACCCCCAGcgtaaaataaatacatagcACATTTATCAGCAAAACATATAAACACAATAATTATGTAAGTAATTTAAGGGACTTTGTGAGCGCAGAATATGTTTACTTCATTTGtgtgggtcagtgtgtgtacatacatgaTCTTGGGTAcacagtttcctctttttttttcctcatgcgTGTAAATAAACTCAGATGCTGACAGGTCATTCTGTTCAGTGGAACCATACGGCACATAACGCACACATCCTTATT contains:
- the apool gene encoding MICOS complex subunit MIC27 isoform X2, yielding MAAKVVMVAVPTVLSIASIRVYTVKEAPTEGQVTREKLNIYTPLPQPAQAQFVPERPGVIQSGLTAARESILPVYLAVKGACFSVKRGSVNLYHAGEDMFYYLKDPPPEFLPRFGTITMAGLLGMFLARKGSRFKRLAVPLGLMSAGASVCYPAQAVAVLKVTGKKVYAAGQWSRAAVSSLLTPKPQEAVTKETAAPQPQTATAPNPESTAAEEETSSVTLAEISLDQTPTESNTVAHSVPAETTTSTTSEEIPAPVEGEEPSNTKRAAEDVSTDASPAESTLRLEQETLEAVPVEAAPVETAPFTEEPPAPKASDEPAAVESADPEPAPQPELADPPQVAAVEETPTSTLTPPPQQPAAENSKGGSGFKPDPAMMDFGQSSPEDEDLYSTRS
- the apool gene encoding MICOS complex subunit MIC27 isoform X1, coding for MAAKVVMVAVPTVLSIASIRVYTVKEAPTEGQVTREKLNIYTPLPQPAQAQFVPERPGVIQSGLTAARESILPVYLAVKGACFSVKRGSVNLYHAGEDMFYYLKDPPPEFLPRFGTITMAGLLGMFLARKGSRFKRLAVPLGLMSAGASVCYPAQAVAVLKVTGKKVYAAGQWSRAAVSSLLTPKPQEAVTKETAAPQPQTATAPNPESTAAEEETSSVTLAEISLDQTPTESNTVAHSVPAETTTSTTSEEIPAPVEGEEPSNTKRAAEDVSTDASPAESTLRLEQETLEAVPVEAAPVETAPFTEEPPAPKASDEPAAVESAVESADPEPAPQPELADPPQVAAVEETPTSTLTPPPQQPAAENSKGGSGFKPDPAMMDFGQSSPEDEDLYSTRS